The DNA window GTCTAGACCAAACTGATATGATTGCTTTATCAGGTAACAAATAGAAGCCAGCATTACTATCATTGTTCTGATTCATATGTTTCCTGGAAATCTTGAAATAGATTGCTTCGTCTTCTTCTTCTGAAGCCACCAATGatccttgaattttttttttattctttttttttttgggggaaatCCCCTGAtaatttgatttccaaatattttaaTCCTCCTTGCAAGAAtcaattaacaaaattttgacTTTGCTTCCCTAGTAGATTAACGTATTTTTTCTTCATAACATCCATGGTTAATTTATCAATTTGTTGATTTGTTGCAGGTGCACATACAATTGGATTCTCCCACTGCAGCAGATTCTCCAAGCGCATATACAGTTTTACTCCTCAAACAAGAATTGACCCAACACTGAATCTGCAATACGCCATGCAGCTAAGGCAAATGTGCCCAACCAACGTCGACTCAAGAATTGCCATCGACATGGATCCGACCACCCCTAATACTTTTGACAATGCTTATTACCAAAATCTTCAGCAAGGAAAGGGCTTGTTCACCTCTGATCAAGCATTGTTTACGGATAATCGGTCGAAGACCACCGTCAACCAATTTGCGTCCAACAAAGCTGCTTTCCAGCAAGCTTTTATCACAGCCATCACCAAGCTGGGCCGCGTTGGAGTCTTGACTGGGAATCAGGGTGAGATCAGACGTGACTGCACAAGGCCAAACTGATTAATCCAAGAGCTCCCACATTTCCATGGACAGAAATTAGTCTTTCAGTGTGAAGTATAGCTAattctttatttgtttgtgAGGCTGTGAACCCTGTAAAACTTTTTCTTCGACAAGGAAGTAAATTCCTTTTTGTGTGGTTTTCATTGCAATTTCAAGAATTTAAGAAATGTAAAGAGCAAAAATGAGTTTGGCTGTAAGCAACAAGAACAGGACAAACTTTCTTAGAATCAGAAGAGTTCTTGCAAGGAGATAAGCGGatacaaagaaaagaaatatggGAGCTGTAAGTACTAGAGAGAGTAACAGAAAACATAAGCAAGGGAGCATAATTTCCAGTGCAATCAAGTCTAAAAATGCAGAGAAGGGAAGAGGTCAAGTTTAAGTGTGAGTTGAGGATACAAGAGGTTTATATGCATAACTAGGAAACCAGGATTTTACACGTACGTGAGATTGCAGTAGTAATATAGTAGTAGCATGGCAGCCTGAAAAGTGATGCTTGGTAGCACTCAAGAACAGGAATTGTGTGATCTACTAGTCTTTCAATTCATCATATTAGTGTGATTGTgcataggttttttttttttcactttgtaTGCTTTATACGGTTGTCTATCATACTTGCTACAGAGGGCTGTTTTTCCTTTTGCCtttgaatttctttcttctgttGTTTTATTATATTAGGAAGGGGAGAATGCATGGATTGCATAGTGAAGATCAAAACGCTTGCCAGTGAAATTACTCGAGTGAaaaaagactttttttttttatataaaaataaagatATACGTTCTCTTTTTTAAAGAATATAATCTCATTGAGTAAATTTATTTTGTTCTCCTTGCGTATAGTATAGAATTTGACTTGAAATGAAGTTATCAAGCAAATAATAGACGATAAATCGCAATTTAGAAGCTCCATTTGAACGTAAAATACTCCTAGAAGTTACCAAGGCCTGTAAGTAACTATTTTTTCCAATTTCTACCATATTCTGCGATATCTCCTCTTTAAAAGGGGCTAAACTTCCTCAGGAAGAAAGggggaaaaaggaaagagaacGCAAGTTTTACTGGCATTGAACATTCTAATCAGTGCTTGTCCAAAGATTCTACAGTGCTGTCAATTCAATCTAACCAGCTTGATAGTTTCAAAGAATCACAAGGAGAGCCAAACATGGAATGGAACCAGTGACAACGCCATGTCCAGACTCAGGAAGTTTTCCTCTGCAGGAAACCAACACAAGGACGTGGCACCAGTGACCGGATCCTCACCATGGCTAATGTGCTGGGGTGAAAAGGCTCATGTCCATGCCTGATGAGTTGACTATTTCCAGCAGTGATTCTTTAGAGGATTGGGCGGAGATTGGCTTGCCTGCCAAGGCAAATAGTGAAAGCAGAATGTGGTTGTTTGGATTTTACTTTTTAGCGAGCGATGCGCGAATTTGGAGAAGGAGGCATTTAAGTTGTCGCAAGGGAATTCGTTGACATACCCGTATGTCAAGAAAGCGATTGCTAAAAAACATGCTGGCACTGAAAGGTGGTACTATGATTTTGTTAAGGGGTCGTTTGAAATTTGGGTCTCAAATTTAACCTGTTTCCATCTATTTCCTACGCTGTCAGCGCTTCTAAGTTCATGTAATAGTAGCATACATCGAATAATTTTTCTAGCTTTGATCATGTCAATTGTCGTGAACACTTTGTCCTAATCATGAAAAGTCTTCGTTTTTTGCTGAAAAGGGGACTACCTGCAGGAAATTTACCTTTACCTATGTTTTTAGAGTATGGATGGGGAGAATCCGGACACTTTAAAAATCCGAATGTCTTTGGTGCATCAATGTCTTGTTCTATTGACTTTGGCACTTTTCGGATGTTTGCATGTAGATGGAGGGATGCGGATTCGGTATATTCTTATGAATGACTTGAGGTAGCTAGTTTGACTGCACGATAAAAGTGTCGTGTAATATGATGGCCACTTTTACAGGGAAAACGAGGCAAAATTGTTTTCTTAAATCATCCAGGTTGCTACCTGATTTGAGTAAGAAATATGGCTGGCTTTCAATGATTTGAGTGTCAATGGTCTTTTTTATTGCAAGTATTTTGATCAGGTGAAGATTCAGTTTCAAGAGCTGTTCCTAGGATTCTAACTAAGTGTTAAACAAAATGTGACAGAACAATAAGCAAAATATTATGTTCTGTTCAAACTCAGATCTTGGAAAAGCCAATGGGATGTTGTTGCATTAGTATTTTGGTTCGGTGTGGCACTCGAACTGCTTAAAGCAGGGCTGGGGTCATCAGAATCTTCCCTTTTCTCTGTTTTTACAATTGCAGCAGAACAGAGCTCTTTGCCACTATAATTCGAATCTGACCCCCCTAATTCTAGGCTGCATGGATTATTCCGGCTGTTCGATCTCTTTTTACTCTTGCTACACCCAATGCTGAGAGTCAGCTCCACATCTATTTCTTCATCTGATCCATCCATGCTTGCCTTATTACTCGTTGAAAGCCCGTACCTATTAGGCCTTTGTTGATCCTGTTCAGTGGGCTGAATGCTAGTTGAGGGACCTTCCTCAGCAACCCTTTCGAGGTTGAATAGTTTTGGCATTCTCAGGCTCTCCCCGCAACTGCTAGCACTCCTTTCTGCTGAACCATATGTCAATCCATGTACAGGGAGATTGGACCTGATATCTTGCATTTGTTTTTGGCAAATTAAAAATTGAGAACTGCTAGGATCCTTTCCTGCTAACGGACCTTGTTTATACGTCATCTCTTTCTTTAGCTCATACATCAACTTCATTTGGAGATTATACAGCCGGTGAAGCTCTCTTACCTGcaagtttagttttttttttttaagctaaAATCAGTTCCAACTCTGTACCATCTCATGAATTGTGCAGCATATCTCTAGGAACCCAAGATAATACTTGGAATTACTTAATCAAAGTCAATGCAAGCTAACCATGAACTTCTGAAAAAAATATTGCAAGGAAACGTGATTTTGTTCTCATACAGTGTAGGGGGCAAAGAGTAGCTGGCTCTTGCATGTTTCAAATACTATATTGCTGATGAGATCTGAAAACCAATAAACTATTGCAGAAAACAAGCACATCTTGAAGAGGTTGAATTCATCAAGATTCTTTTGGTTTTTATTAATCCCTTTAGCCGAAGGTATCAATTTTGGAAAATGCGTAGCTGAAGTTATGGAGAGAATAAATTTGAAAACTCTGGTGTAGAAGAAGATCAAGGGCTTAGCAAGGATGAGAAAAGCACCTGTCTTTGAAAGATATCTTCATGCAATAGCATTGTCTTCTTGATGGACTCTATCTTCTGTAAATCGAACATCTCATGATCCATAGAGTGCTTAAAATGATGCAGAGCACTTTCCTCTGATTGCCCCCTTGCACCAGTTTCTCGGGAGTATCCCCAGTCGCTGTTTTGATTTACAGCAAGTGAGTTGTTTGAAGCAGTAGCTAATGGGTTTATTGCATATTGGAATTTGGTTGCCATCCCTGTAAATCATTTAGGTCATCAAAGAATCAGAGCAATAAGTGTATAAGCTTCTAAAAAAAGGGAGGGTTTGAGGATGACATGCTGATTGTAGAAATATGCTGATAATGAGAAATGCAAGTGGAGATGGAGTTGTTTCGTTGCATCTCTCTCTTTTGTAAGTTCTTTGTGGCCTCTTTCCTCTGCTCCCCCACAAAAAATGCCTTTTTGAAGATGGTAATACAACCATGGCTTTGAAGAGTCAGAATATTACTAAAGTAGGAGATATTTGAGAATGCTCTTTGGGTCCAGTAATTGATGAGTATGATGAAATCCACTATATGAACGTGGAGACAAGGCCTAGAAACCTCCAACCACCAAACACCAAATGGAACGTATGATCATCATGCAAAATGGCACGCATTTGAAGAAGTCAAATTAGACTGCGACACTTTTTCTTCTCGGTTGGACATATGAATTTTGCTTATTCTGCAAGGGTCATACGCTACAGGCCCTTGAGAAACCCATACTTAATTCAAATTGCTTCCCCCCTACGAACCTCCAAGTGTTCATATTACATAACACCAGCTGTAAAGATGCAGAGAAATGCTGGAGTTGAAGAGAATTGATGACCCTAATTAACTTCTCATGCTATACATTGGCTATCTTCCCCTGGATTCATATGTGCTGTGTACCATATTTATGCTGAAGATGGGATCTCACCAAATTCTGATGAAGTAAATCATTCACAATTCACAAACAAAACTCTAGTAGTTAGTCTTATTAACACACATATCCAAGACTAGCCATTCCTATTTATGCCTAAATCATTATCCACGGAGAAGAATGAAGATGGCGCAAAAGCATTCCAAGAACTATATGATTTTGCATTGGAATTTGAGAATTCAGACACAACTATACGATTTGAAGCTTCCAGAAAAAGAAAGTCCAAAACTTGAAATGGTTTGCACAGAATAAagctgcaaaattttctttttcctgaaACAATCCTGAGATCAGAAGTTTCCGAAGTACACATGCATTGGATAGAATAACGTACCTGGAATAAAAAGGAAGCGGATCGCTCTATCAGTAAAAGTGTCATTGAAGACATTCCACTCTCATGCCACTGCTTTTAAAGCGCAAAAACAAACTACGACCAATGAATCCAACCACTTCAAATATTAGTGCGACCATCCAAATTGAGCACTGATCGAAACATCTCAAGACTCAACAACTCATTTCTTTAAAACATGATGGACGATGGAATCAAAGTGCCCTCTGGAGTAAACAGATGGTTATGAATCACCAACAGCAACAATCCCTTTATTATTCTGAGGCCAATGTCAAAAACCTTGCTTTTCTGTTCTCTTCTTCTCTTCCTCAGAGAAAAAACAAAGCAGTTTTCACTAATAAAATCCTAATCATGGGCTCTTAATAATTCACAATGACAGGCTGTAGGGTGTGTGTGCATGTGTTTGTGTTGAGAGATTGTGGGAGAGAAAGAGCTGTTGCAAGCATTACCATTTAACCATAATTTTATGCTTTCAATTGTAGTATTCTACTTtgtgttgtgtgtgtgtgtgtgtgtttttgtgttCGTGAGGATGTGTTAATATTTTATGTGTTTTTCCTTATTCTATATATGTTGGAAGATCAAAAAGGGGAGGGCCCATAAAAGAATCAAAAAGGATAAACAGTTTTCTCGTATATGCTAGGTTACCAACAACAAATGGCATTCCTTGGACGTATGCAAATGAAGTTCCAGGCCCTGTGAACAAGATATTCCATGCAGGTCCTGCTGGATATGAGGATTTTTTGTGGACGAGAGAAAAAGTTGGTGCTTCTTTGTCACATCCAGAATGGTATGGAATCcatctctttctcctttttcctttttttcccttctttatTTTTACACTTTGAATCTTTTCTTATTGATCCCAATTTTGTGGGAAAATCCTATATCATCCTGTTCGCTGTTGTATCCGTACCTGACAAATCATTGAATTTTTCGAGGTACGCACTTGAGTTTTatgttatttttccttttattttgttcCCCTCCTCCTTTGGCAATTGGCTAAAGATTACATTAATTACAGTTGATTAGCTACATAGGTGgtatcatttgaaaatttctttcgAGTGGCCATATGGTGGACAGTACAAAAAAAACAACCGGGATGGGTCAGATTTGTGATCAAACAGGGATTTACTTAATTGAGCGGCGCCATAATTTAGCCCTTCCTGAAAAATGTTTGAATGAAGCCTTAGAACGATAGGCAtgaattttcttctttcttttcaagtaaaagaaaagaagaaaaagaaacatgGATGAACGTAAAAAGTTGACCGCATTCAATGTCTGTGATCGATCCTAAGATGCCTAATTAAAATGATATGATTACTTTATCATGGTAGATCCTTGAAATGTGCTGATTTAAATGATAAAAGCAGAATTAGAGAAGCCCTCCCCCTCCCTCAGGCTCAAGAGTTAGCTTGACAAAGACAGGAGAGAATCAAGTTAATATTTAGAAAGGGAAAGGTTGGTGCACTGATCCTGATCCAACCCCTTGCGATACAATTAAAGAATACTACATCGAGATTGGAGATGAGGATAGATAAACTTTGCTTTGGATCGCTTTCCTCCAAAAGCTGAAGGTCCAAATCATAGCTGTCCCAGATTatttagaaagaaaaataaaaacaatgtATTTGCTTCGTACCATATTTCAATTCTTATCTACGAAATTCTGCACCCCACATACATCCAAATGATTCAACACCATGAAGCAACTATCCTCCTAAAGATTTTTATTCTAAGGAAGCATGCAATGCATCTTCTGGCCTAACTTTCATATCTTCCTGTTTTGACATGGGACCATCGGCATTCCCCCTCTCACACATATGCTCGCACGCGCACGCACACACATTCTACCCTTCCAAAACCCCACCACTGGCCCTGGCCCGAATTTGGGGCATGAAGTGGGATTTGGGGCACAAAGTGtagacaaactcaagttagcACAAAACCAATCCATAACAGCATTTATCAAATAACTGTATCTTAATATAAGCTCCTGTTTGCAAAGAAGATGTCTTTCTTGGGGTTAGATGCATCCTAATTCGACAAAAGTTCATATATATCCGGACATAACAAGTCACTTGGTTAGAAATTATCTTTGAGTCAAAAAGTTAGACATTTCGAACAGTAAAGCAAGCGTCTGTACACTTCCAGTACTTTTATGCATTCCTACACAGACTACATAACACCTTGCCACTGCAAGCTCCTCCAATTACTACTAGAGTGATAGAAGAATAAACATTACCAGAAAACAGTCCACACTATATGCTTTAATAAGTGCAGGCAAGCAAAGTGGCAACTTTTATGCACAAAACAGCACTTGTTATTTTATGCTATAGCTGAAAAGAAAGATTAGCGAGAACAAAGAAGATAATTATGAGCACTGAGGTCAAAAGTACCTGAAATCATATATTTatgaaattaaaaaatgtgatggcaaaagaattaaataagaaaatattAACTTTTCTGCAAAGAGAGTACCATTGAATAATGCAGTTGACTGTTCTCCATTCACGGTCATTTCATCATTTTAACAACCTTAAAGTTCCTGAGTGAACAATTCctgaaaacaaaagagaaaagatcAGAACCCTTCCTCAGATTGGGAAAAATACTTCAAATACATAGCAAGTGTGAACATCATAAAGAAGGGATTACACAGGATTGAAACTTGAAATCTAACATTGAGTCTAGCTTTGGAGGATCATGACAAGGTAAGTTTATGACCTTCTATAAGATTGATTTTTTATCTTCGAGTTGTCATTCTCCTTGTGAGAAAGATTATAAACATACCACTATCTTCTCATAAATCTCTTCTTCTTTTAATTGATTCCTTTAATAACAAGAGTCTGGGAGATAATATTTTCCATAAGCACCGAAAAATAGGAAAGCAAGTATGTTCAAATTTTTAGTACAATAAGAATCTCAAGAAAACCTTCCACTTGAAAAGTGAACAAAGTAAGTTATCAACTAACAAACCAAAAATGTTCAGCTTGAAAAAGAAGCAAAACCACGGAAGAAGTGATTGAGCTAGTGCTGCCTAGTGCTTTACTCTATAGCCCCCACCTTAATAACATTCAAGAAAGTTGCTCAATGTTCATCATCTGACAATGTCTCCCGATTCTTAAGTACATAGCTCGAAGTTGCCTATGGAAATTGTTACTATAAAATTCACAACATTTTATGAATGGGCATCTCTTGTAACATGGTGTTTGTATTCAGCCTGTCCACAACTTCAATTCAAATTAAAATCACTGGAAACAACACTTATCTGGCAGATAAAGGATTCATCAGTCaaaatttttcccattttccaTTGCGTATCATGACATTGTCACTTGTTGTCCTGTTCTCATCTGCCGTGTCTTCTAGATTTGTTTCGATTAGGATTTAGAATATTGGATCCTGACACTATTTGGCAGATTTTATTTTCTGCACGTTTATTAGAAAAAGCCCAAAATAGGATTGCTTCAGTAATGCCAACAAAGCCGAAAAGCCAAATTCAGGTGTGTGCAATGTTTTTGAAACTATAAAGAAATAAAACTTGCAGGTCTCTCCAAGAGTAGTATTCTCTGTGTCATTATTCATCTTGCTTTCAACCTTtgctattttcaaaatctgtcgaCACATATTACATGGAAAAGCTTCCTCACATGCATCAAGTAGTTGAAGAATGCACGATCAAAGAAGTGATAAAAATGTGTTTTCCAATGTGATTTCTTTAGCCAAACAAAaatatagtaaaaaaaaataagaaacctATAAACTCGTGAAGTTTCAGTCCTGGTATGCCGCATAAATCTCTTCAATCTCCATCTCTGAACTGTCTGCAGGTGAAGCATCCTCTAGATTACCCATGGTCTCCTCCTGTTCATGATCCAACAAGATACTGTCATTCTCAGACTCACTCTCAAACAGGTCCTTATCATCTATATCATGTAAAACTTCAACAGTCCcaattctcttctttttctttctgtaATCTATAAGTCCATTGACTTTTTCCCTCCAAACAACCAAGGGATGCTTTTCTATCAATTCTGAACCTTCATAGGCCTCATTGAGAAAGACACTAAACCTCCTCCCCCTCTCCGAAACATAAAAGATACCAAAATGCTTCAGCAACAATCGCATCAACTTTTGAGGCATCACAAATTCTCTTCTAAAGTGTGTCAAATGATCAGTTACCACCCTCTTTTCAGTTGTAAAACTCAGTAGCTCATGCATAACTGCCACAGCCCTCTTATCAAATTCTTGTGAGCCAGCTTTCAGATCTCTAGCATCTGCATACGGAGACAAATATTCTCTCTTCTGAAAATTCCCAATTTGTGGATAATATCGTGACAAGACCTTTTTATAATTAGGAGGAAACTTCATAGGAAACGACAGCGAAAGCAGCCCTGGAACGTGATCGCCACCACTCAACTCCTCAACCATCCCTGACTTCTTCTCCAATTCTGTTATTGCCCAACTAGACTTCCACTCAACAAGTTCCAAATATTCCCCCTCATCATACGGTTTAAACGGCCGCACGACTCTAAAATTTTCAGGATATCTATGCACCCAACGGCTCCTAAAATCCACTGGCAACCCTATATCCCTCCTAAAATGTGCAATCTTCTCCAATGGAAGTCGTTTATCTACTGACATCATCAACATCCTAGTAACATATTCAGCAGCCTTATCGCTATTCTCCTCAATAATTCTTCCCTCTTCCTCCACTAATTCCTCAGCCATTTTCGTCATCCCACACCACAAGACCCCTCTCTGATCCTTGTACAGCTCGAAAAGCTTAGGCGATTTCCGAAGAAAAGCTGATAGTTTATGGGGTTTAGGGAGGTTAATTTGCCTTCTGTACCTATCTAAACTTTTAATGGGCACGATTTGTTCAGGCTCTTGCtttaaaatttcaaagaaaaatagaaTCTTGGACAGTACTTTGTGCTTTTCCAGAGCCACCTCAAGATCATGGACACGTTTTCTCTTGCTCCTCTCTTGAACCCTTTTGCTGGTAGTCATCAATCGCCATTGTAAGTAGCGAAATGCATTATCATTACTATTGAACGTAACCTCATTCACAAATGGCAGGCgtaaatacaataaaaattgtCTTAAAAGAGCTTTGCTTCTAACACCTCGGTGGGGCATTACATCAAACAGAAAAGAGACAAACCAGACACGCAGATGAAGGAGCGGTCTTACGGAAGAATGATGATGTTTGTGGAAGTCCAATGACTTCTTCACTCAGAGGAAGTGCCCTTTTCTGCCTCTTTTTCTTTCAATCTTCTGGGAACACCATTATTGGCGTCTTAGTAGAAACCAATCTCATGCGTTTATCCACTGCCTTTCATGTCTTGTTTTGGGAAATTGGGATAACCTTTGATTAATTACCTAAATAAGTTGGAAATTTGGATCCGGTGCGGGCATGCTCCAATCCAGATAATGCAGTTCAACTtaagattaaaaaaatttggcaCAAAGAAACGAGTTTCACTAAATAACAAATGTAAAATTGTACCTTAATAATGTGATTAATATTTAAAAGTTATCGGAACCAAGATATTAAATTAGTTAAAATTTTGTTAGATACGAAATTTCTAACAAGATTTTATGGGAGTATGAGTAAATGTTTAAGAAATGCAATACATGTTCTTGGTACTTTGTCACAAATTAGCGTTTTTTCACATATTAAAGTAGTATTATTTGTGAAATGCAAGACAAAAATTGTTTAATACAAACatattgtttggattgcaatttatttgccaaaatatatttgcttatatcatcattacaatttccaacatACCTTTtaatcttcccaattacctttttatctcacatacaccacgtcacaaaaagtgctacagtaaaaatatctctaataattcacaatccaaacaatatGCTTAAGAATTTACTTCATTTAGGGGAAAGGAGGGTATCGGGtggaaaatttctaaaaagggaaaatatttgtgtttggattgtaatttttcaaagaaaaattgctacgttttccgtgaacacattttttaatcacctttttacctcaca is part of the Coffea eugenioides isolate CCC68of chromosome 6, Ceug_1.0, whole genome shotgun sequence genome and encodes:
- the LOC113775848 gene encoding uncharacterized protein LOC113775848, coding for MATKFQYAINPLATASNNSLAVNQNSDWGYSRETGARGQSEESALHHFKHSMDHEMFDLQKIESIKKTMLLHEDIFQRQVRELHRLYNLQMKLMYELKKEMTYKQGPLAGKDPSSSQFLICQKQMQDIRSNLPVHGLTYGSAERSASSCGESLRMPKLFNLERVAEEGPSTSIQPTEQDQQRPNRYGLSTSNKASMDGSDEEIDVELTLSIGCSKSKKRSNSRNNPCSLELGGSDSNYSGKELCSAAIVKTEKREDSDDPSPALSSSSATPNQNTNATTSHWLFQDLSLNRT
- the LOC113776147 gene encoding protein WHAT'S THIS FACTOR 1 homolog, chloroplastic, translated to MPHRGVRSKALLRQFLLYLRLPFVNEVTFNSNDNAFRYLQWRLMTTSKRVQERSKRKRVHDLEVALEKHKVLSKILFFFEILKQEPEQIVPIKSLDRYRRQINLPKPHKLSAFLRKSPKLFELYKDQRGVLWCGMTKMAEELVEEEGRIIEENSDKAAEYVTRMLMMSVDKRLPLEKIAHFRRDIGLPVDFRSRWVHRYPENFRVVRPFKPYDEGEYLELVEWKSSWAITELEKKSGMVEELSGGDHVPGLLSLSFPMKFPPNYKKVLSRYYPQIGNFQKREYLSPYADARDLKAGSQEFDKRAVAVMHELLSFTTEKRVVTDHLTHFRREFVMPQKLMRLLLKHFGIFYVSERGRRFSVFLNEAYEGSELIEKHPLVVWREKVNGLIDYRKKKKRIGTVEVLHDIDDKDLFESESENDSILLDHEQEETMGNLEDASPADSSEMEIEEIYAAYQD